The Oncorhynchus mykiss isolate Arlee chromosome 28, USDA_OmykA_1.1, whole genome shotgun sequence genome includes a window with the following:
- the LOC110508665 gene encoding microtubule-associated protein tau isoform X9, protein MSSLSNQQQQSGGGGQRCEYTELGKVPSVSMASPQQAPQGCDRQQDQMGPQGFWGSPGAPRLTDEDKLSSLFDGPSSGSGFKVESSDLKVPGRMGVGLGAPLGLGSAWESPTNSLSSSPSPASPGKLFSTPGREHRANGAAALRVSPAVQHDASPFPNTQKVDNCVWNPSFSGPPHTGLKPAVQTSAPSPADNYCVIGVVNDNYSKGGNCTVSGFSEDHDEDTGPTLPRGGGTEQQHKAVRRAISDCSHLSVPGSFDFSQYPVQPGGLVDLPSPGSNIMGSKSPHSAVQRSLTVGEERKSVSPTLSPLSPLSPVRAPNSPPPRKGTGNGMSQSQSESVLLPVPLTGKTFNIINTKSSIEVKAENKDKQEKADFFPKTDNLNIFEKTEKSDKMEKKEKEDESKKVDNADKTSKSEKILKDEEKFHKTEKNYTNEKVDKPEKTNKDEKMEKKENGEKTDKMVKAENNEKAGKGTAKSQTTNGSKQDLTSPDSKAKPAVGSTKPNSAKTRPTSLSTGDAAGPPKRSSPTSSSANKKSPVTKATTPTACTKQPTPTASQTPKATKSMTPENGPPVPKANGTANKNGSSTTATTKPAGPRPSASAPSLRRNTVPKTDDTKPGDVKKPSTLKTTPTKPRVPRTSATAPSTPATNGEQPRRRITKPPVPKQTAMERKPPVPRAPRTPRPINAPLPDLKNVRSKIGSTDNMKYQPTGGKVSSAGASQSKDGPGKVMIVHKKLDFSHITSRCGSKDNIKHVPGGGNVQIQHKKVDLSKVTSKCGSKDNIKHKPGVSTTGGGDVKNEAKANGNGNGKPKVGSMDNIGLEAGDGPIKAVGMLEKAAGKTSPPGGAPATGAGSMAKENGNKATPPPNPFGGDPMGMNKRIPETN, encoded by the exons atgtCTTCTCTCTCCAATCAGCAGCAGCAGAGTGGTGGAGGTGGACAGCGCTGTGAGTATACTGAGCTGGGCAAGGTGCCCTCTGTCTCTATGGCGTCTCCTCAGCAGGCCCCCCAGGGCTGTGACCGGCAGCAGGACCAGATGGGACCACAAGGTTTCTGGGGCAGCCCAGGGGCACCCAGGCTAACTGACGAGGACAAGCTGTCAAGCCTCTTTGATGGACCTTCATCTGGATCAGGGTTCAAGGTGGAGTCGTCTGACCTCAAGGTGCCAGGGAGGATGGGTGTTGGACTCGGGGCACCTTTGGGTCTGGGCAGTGCTTGGGAGAGCCCCACAAattccctctcctcttcaccctctccaGCCTCCCCTGGGAAACTCTTCTCTACCCCGGGACGAGAACACAGGGCCAATGGAGCTGCAGCCCTGCGGGTGTCACCTGCTGTGCAACATGACGCCTCACCGTTCCCCAACACACAAAAGGTGGACAACTGTGTATGGAATCCCTCCTTCTCTGGGCCACCCCACACAGGCCTTAAGCCTGCTGTTCAGACTTCTGCACCTTCACCTGCAGACAACTACTGTGTCATTGGTGTTGTCAACGACAACTACTCTAAGGGTGGAAACTGCACTGTGTCAGGATTCTCTGAAGACCATGATGAGGACACAGGGCCTACTTTACCTCGAGGAGGAGGGACCGAGCAGCAACACAAAGCCGTGAGGCGCGCCATTTCTGACTGCTCCCACCTGTCTGTGCCGGGTAGCTTTGACTTCTCCCAGTACCCAGTGCAGCCTGGCGGACTAGTGGACCTGCCCTCACCTGGAAGTAACATTATGGGGTCCAAGTCTCCACACTCGGCTGTGCAACGCTCTCTGACagtgggggaagagagaaaaTCTGTGTCGCccacactctctcctctgtccccactGAGCCCTGTCAGGGCCCCCAACTCCCCTCCCCCTAGGAAAGGTACTGGTAATGGGATGTCACAGAGCCAGAGTGAGAGTGTCCTACTGCCGGTTCCCCTCACTGGAAAAACCTTCAACATCATCAATACCAAAAGCTCCATTGAGG TGAAAGCAGAGAATAAGGACAAACAAGAGAAGGCAGATTTCTTCCCAAAGACAGATAACTTGAACATATTTGAGAAGACGGAGAAGTCCGACAAGatggagaagaaagagaaagaagatgAATCTAAGAAAGTCGACAATGCCGACAAGACCTCAAAATCTGAGAAGATCCTCAAAGATGAAGAGAAGTTCCATAAGACGGAGAAGAATTATACAAATGAAAAAGTGGACAAGCCAGAGAAGACAAACAAAGATGAGAAGATGGAGAAGAAAGAAAATGGGGAGAAAACTGACAAGATGGTCAAAGCTGAAAATAATGAAAAGGCTGGGAAAGGTACTGCAAAGTCCCAAACAACCAACGGAAGCAAGCAGGACCTCACCAGCCCAGACAGTAAGGCCAAG CCTGCTGTTGGGTCAACCAAACCAAACTCTGCCAAAACACGGCCCACCTCTTTGTCCACTGGGGACGCAGCTGGCCCCCCAAAACGTTCCTCCCCCACCTCAAGCTCTGCCAATAAAAAAAGCCCCGTTACCAAGGCAACCACTCCCACTGCTTGCACCAAGCAGCCAACGCCCACTGCCAGTCAAACCCCTAAAGCCACCAAGTCCATG ACTCCGGAAAACGGTCCTCCTGTGCCAAAGGCCAATGGCACGGCAAATAAGAACGGTTCCTCGACAACCGCCACTACTAAACCTGCTGGGCCACGCCCCTCTGCTAGTGCCCCCTCTCTGCGCCGCAACACTG TTCCCAAGACTGATGATACCAAGCCAGGTGACGTGAAGAAGCCTAGTACGCTGAAGACAACACCAA CCAAGCCCAGGGTGCCTCGCACCTCCGCCACGGCTCCGAGCACTCCTGCCACCAACGGGGAGCAGCCTCGCCGACGCATCACCAAACCCCCAGTGCCCAAGCAGACCGCTATGGAGAGGAAGCCACCTGTACCCAGAGCACCTAGGACTCCCAGACCTATCAACGCACCCCTGCCGGACCTAAAGAATGTGCGCTCCAAGATCGGCTCCACAGACAACATGAAGTACCAGCCTACCGGCGGCAAG GTCTCCTCGGCGGGGGCTTCCCAATCCAAAGACGGCCCGGGCAAA GTTATGATAGTCCACAAAAAACTGGACTTCAGCCATATCACCTCTCGCTGTGGCTCCAAGGATAATATCAAGCATGTCCCTGGTGGAGGGAAT GTCCAGATTCAGCATAAGAAGGTGGACTTGAGCAAAGTGACCTCCAAGTGTGGCTCTAAGGACAACATCAAGCACAAGCCAG GTGTGTCCACTACAGGGGGTGGAGATGTGAAGAATGAGGCTAAGGCCAATGGCAATGGTAATGGGAAGCCCAAGGTGGGGTCAATGGACAATATTGGCCTTGAGGCAGGGGATGGACCAATCAAG GCTGTGGGAATGCTGGAGAAAGCTGCAGGGAAAACATCTCCCCCTGGTGGAGCTCCAGCTACAGGCGCAGGAAGCATGGCTAAGGAGAACGGGAATAAGGCGACGCCTCCTCCTAATCCCTTTGGGGGTGACCCGATGGGCATGAACAAACGCATCCCTGAGACAA ATTGA